CAGCTAAAACTTAGTTGATTTTCATCAATAAATATCATTATTTCGATTGAGCGCCCAAAATATATGACAAATTCATCTCCTCCAGAATCACCAAATCCTATACCAGAACGTCGTAGAAGACCAGCAACAGGTGTAACTTTTGACGAAATGATCGCGATTATCGTGGCTTTTTCGACTATTGGTGCAATCTTATTTTGGGTTCTTGGTGGTAAAAACAACAAACTAGCGAGCAATCTTGGTTTGAATGGCAACAATGGTTGGCTAAGCTTGAATCAAACTACTGATACTGGTGCTGATACTAATTTAAGTGAGCAAGAGCTAGAAGCAGAAAATCGTCGCTTAGTCGCCCAGATCAGGGAACAAGATACACCTGTGGTATATGTTCCTCCTAATCAGACAGTTAAGCTACCAGCCGAAGCCACCAAAGAAACCATTTCCCTTGAGTCTGGCGCTAAACTAGTTCCTCTGACTGGACTAGCTACTGTGCCTGCATTAAGAAATAGACCTGCTAATATTCCTCCAGTTGCAACTAAAGATAATATTGCAGCTCAACCTCAAAGAAATATTCCAGCAACGGTGAAGCCAAAACCCAAAGTAGCCCCAAACAAGGAGCCTGTACAGAAGCCAGTAGCGGTTGCTCCAGTAATTAAAATGCCTCAAGATGTTGCTCCCGACTATTGGGCTTA
Above is a genomic segment from Pleurocapsa minor HA4230-MV1 containing:
- a CDS encoding S-layer homology domain-containing protein encodes the protein MTNSSPPESPNPIPERRRRPATGVTFDEMIAIIVAFSTIGAILFWVLGGKNNKLASNLGLNGNNGWLSLNQTTDTGADTNLSEQELEAENRRLVAQIREQDTPVVYVPPNQTVKLPAEATKETISLESGAKLVPLTGLATVPALRNRPANIPPVATKDNIAAQPQRNIPATVKPKPKVAPNKEPVQKPVAVAPVIKMPQDVAPDYWAYSFIKQMRDKKLVPELAENQEFNPDVLITRASMATFVSQAFEQQPAIRNVKRFNDVSNKNEIAQDIDRAVRTGFMQGYSDQEFKPLENISRYQVLVTLATGLGLQPSKDADQILQQFGDRSNIPDWAKQQVAAATEAGLVVSPPGVKKGSLDPQRAATRAEVVAMIHQALVKTGKLEPIESEYIVKP